The following proteins are encoded in a genomic region of Triticum dicoccoides isolate Atlit2015 ecotype Zavitan chromosome 1B, WEW_v2.0, whole genome shotgun sequence:
- the LOC119349901 gene encoding acetylserotonin O-methyltransferase 1-like produces MPAAQHIERDQDLAMSSDELLQAQLELYHHGLAFVKSLALKAATDLRIPDAIHRRGGAATLSELASDTGIHPTKRSNLRRVMRVLTTTGVFSIVQGKGSNDHAGDGAAYYKLTRVSRLLVERSPHNLSPMVGTIVNTLCWTSLLKMPEWFTQGQEGESAQSHSLVQLANGCTFWDTTKVDGGLFNDGMAADSRIAMKVLLKEHGGAFGEVKSSLVDIGGNHGATASAVARAFPHLKCSVLDLPHVVAAAPASDILTFVAGNMFEYVPPADAVLLKWILHDWKHEDCVKIMRRCKEAIPAKEAGGKVIIIDMVVGYPVTQPNHSKEAQVLLDIYMMGSDGMEREENEWSLIFSEAGFSDYKITPTNGIRSIIEVYP; encoded by the exons ATGCCGGCCGCGCAGCACATCGAACGAGACCAAGACCTCGCCATGAGCAGCGACGAGTTACTTCAAGCTCAGCTGGAGCTCTACCACCACGGCCTCGCCTTCGTCAAGTCACTGGCGCTCAAGGCCGCCACGGACCTGCGCATCCCCGACGCCATCCACCGCCGCGGCGGCGCCGCCACCTTGTCCGAGCTGGCCTCCGACACCGGGATCCACCCCACGAAGCGCTCCAACCTCCGGCGGGTCATGCGGGTGCTCACCACCACCGGGGTATTCTCCATTGTCCAAGGCAAAGGCAGCAACGACCACGCCGGTGATGGCGCTGCGTATTACAAGCTCACGCGGGTCTCCCGGCTCCTTGTCGAGAGATCACCGCACAACCTGTCCCCGATGGTGGGCACCATCGTCAACACGTTATGCTGGACCTCTCTCCTCAAAATGCCCGAGTGGTTTACCCAAGGCCAAGAGGGAGAGTCGGCACAGTCGCACTCGCTCGTCCAGCTGGCCAACGGCTGCACGTTCTGGGACACCACCAAGGTCGATGGCGGCTTGTTCAACGACGGCATGGCCGCGGACAGCCGCATCGCCATGAAGGTCCTGTTGAAGGAGCACGGCGGAGCGTTCGGGGAAGTGAAAAGCTCGCTGGTGGACATCGGCGGCAACCATGGCGCCACCGCGTCGGCCGTGGCGAGAGCGTTCCCGCACCTCAAGTGCAGCGTTCTGGACCTCCCACACGTCGTCGCCGCGGCTCCCGCCAGCGACATTTTGACCTTCGTCGCCGGAAATATGTTCGAGTATGTCCCACCTGCGGATGCTGTTCTACTCAAg TGGATTTTGCATGACTGGAAACACGAAGATTGCGTCAAGATAATGCGCCGGTGCAAGGAAGCGATCCCAGCGAAAGAAGCCGGAGGAAAGGTGATAATCATCGACATGGTGGTGGGATATCCGGTGACTCAGCCCAACCATTCCAAAGAGGCGCAGGTTTTGTTAGATATCTACATGATGGGCTCCGATGGAATGGAGCGAGAGGAAAACGAGTGGAGCTTGATTTTCTCCGAAGCCGGGTTCAGCGACTACAAGATCACTCCAACCAATGGGATTCGATCAATTATCGAAGTATACCCTTAA